In Planctomicrobium piriforme, a genomic segment contains:
- a CDS encoding serine/threonine protein kinase encodes MAVENTESQKKTTTLGDFEIKKKLGQGGMGVVYLAHQVSLDRDCALKVMAKELAAKPGFVDRFVREARSMAKIHHPNVVSCYAVGEDKGLHYVAMELVDGRSMQDWLNAQKQLQVSDALLVTALVGEALHYAHELNMVHRDVKPDNILVTKKGVVKLSDLGLAKAVDDTDMSLTQSGTGMGTPHYMAPEQARNAKHVDRRCDVYALGCTLYHFLAGKPPFSGETIVDLITNKEKGKFTPVHRVNKEVPERLSLMIDKAMAQDPKNRYQSCADFVKDLEGLGLASSELSFIDSDQRTTIKRKTAPTTAGGAAANMRTMPMQGTAATKPATLMAKPDSQWYVKYEENGKVKAERLTAIQVLSGLKSDKFNERTQASVQPKGPYLPLAQIPVFDEEARKMIVRQQAAQKNAQLKSEYDKLAKQYDRQWIGRFFHNLVNGTLGFVGFLVLIAVLAAIGVGLYFFVPDLYKTIAGALGL; translated from the coding sequence TCGCAGAAAAAGACTACAACCCTCGGCGATTTCGAGATCAAGAAGAAGCTCGGCCAGGGGGGGATGGGTGTCGTTTATCTCGCCCATCAGGTCAGCCTCGACCGCGATTGCGCTTTGAAGGTGATGGCCAAAGAACTGGCCGCGAAGCCCGGCTTTGTGGACCGTTTCGTCCGCGAGGCCCGATCGATGGCCAAGATCCACCACCCGAACGTGGTGAGCTGCTATGCGGTCGGTGAAGACAAAGGGCTGCATTACGTCGCCATGGAGCTGGTCGACGGTCGCAGCATGCAGGACTGGCTGAACGCCCAGAAGCAATTGCAGGTGTCGGACGCCCTGCTGGTCACGGCGCTGGTCGGAGAAGCCCTGCACTACGCCCACGAACTCAACATGGTGCACCGAGACGTCAAGCCGGACAACATCCTGGTCACCAAAAAGGGAGTCGTGAAACTCTCGGACCTGGGTCTTGCCAAGGCGGTCGACGACACCGACATGTCGCTGACCCAGAGCGGAACGGGGATGGGGACGCCGCACTACATGGCCCCCGAACAGGCCCGAAACGCCAAGCACGTCGACCGTCGCTGCGACGTCTACGCTCTCGGCTGCACCCTGTACCATTTTCTGGCCGGGAAACCCCCGTTTTCTGGCGAAACCATCGTCGACCTCATCACGAATAAAGAAAAAGGGAAGTTCACGCCGGTTCACCGTGTGAACAAAGAGGTGCCGGAACGGCTGTCGCTGATGATCGACAAGGCCATGGCGCAGGATCCCAAAAATCGCTACCAGAGCTGCGCTGACTTCGTCAAAGATCTGGAAGGTCTGGGTCTGGCAAGTTCAGAACTCAGCTTCATCGACAGCGATCAGCGGACGACCATCAAGCGCAAGACCGCTCCGACCACCGCTGGAGGGGCTGCTGCCAACATGCGCACGATGCCCATGCAGGGGACGGCCGCCACTAAGCCTGCCACGCTGATGGCCAAACCTGACAGCCAGTGGTATGTGAAGTACGAGGAAAACGGCAAAGTCAAAGCGGAGCGGTTGACCGCAATTCAGGTTCTCAGCGGACTGAAAAGCGACAAATTCAACGAGCGGACGCAGGCGAGCGTACAACCCAAGGGGCCGTACCTGCCGCTGGCACAAATCCCCGTCTTCGACGAAGAAGCCCGCAAGATGATTGTCCGCCAGCAGGCGGCCCAGAAGAACGCTCAACTGAAGTCAGAATACGACAAGCTGGCAAAGCAGTACGACCGGCAATGGATTGGCCGGTTCTTCCACAATCTCGTCAACGGCACGCTCGGTTTCGTCGGTTTTCTCGTCTTGATCGCAGTTCTCGCCGCCATTGGCGTGGGGCTCTATTTCTTTGTGCCGGACCTGTATAAGACCATTGCCGGAGCATTGGGCCTGTAG
- a CDS encoding tetratricopeptide repeat protein — MPESFIDSPLLPVTSPRSRRLAAALASLLFTAPPLLADSPAAPSTTAAPSAATPAAAPLSPEEERQNALSTAVALNYCRASFHRIRKDQTDETLREEQEKILNNLNLSQLNDPEVIALYTSVLDEIGQIGMADKERSMYGRNHVEQVRRQITWDAVAFGTDLMTAQFGSAVKTGANSWWDYRSSVFQRDITIHKIEKDRVTAVVQRSNQFLDTFWKLARKKNIPDRWLVRGDDLDQLEVAMQERDGEVRLRILRRMEPFMEAYPPYWYYLARTQQELGKLTDAVDIYGRLEQLGSGHFRKDELLATAMANQAAIQDFLGDARALASAKKALDYSTDVWEANLMAARVLQRNGQIASAEDAILRNLDVELEQSQSHVFLASLYFFSRQEDKLTAMLNDPKAVAHLPAPVLLRCAALIGVEKTPPLVVNNILASLEAYPRTSLGSETVLVRVGNVWQLHLARLDAFQDGKKLNDPQVQGGKGYYDLRYASHGDRAFPLGPQTSPKELTLVFTYPDETVVRLALQPNETPKSSRTGMSLTATPFMRISSIKVGDETFALRPRDQRATPERIETAKPSVDDAAIPNLRPDPTKHPSSACVEDEFRGG, encoded by the coding sequence ATGCCTGAATCCTTCATCGATTCTCCGCTTCTGCCTGTGACGAGCCCCCGTTCGCGCCGCCTCGCCGCGGCGCTGGCGTCGCTGCTCTTCACTGCTCCCCCGCTGCTGGCCGATAGCCCTGCCGCACCCTCCACAACCGCTGCGCCGTCTGCTGCAACTCCTGCCGCGGCGCCGCTCAGCCCCGAAGAGGAACGGCAGAACGCCCTCTCGACGGCCGTCGCCCTCAACTATTGCCGCGCCTCCTTCCACCGCATCCGCAAAGACCAGACGGACGAAACGCTCCGCGAGGAACAGGAGAAGATTCTCAACAACCTGAACCTCAGCCAGCTCAACGATCCCGAAGTGATCGCGCTCTATACCTCGGTCCTCGACGAGATCGGGCAGATCGGCATGGCCGACAAAGAGCGATCGATGTACGGCCGCAATCACGTCGAACAGGTGCGTCGGCAGATCACCTGGGACGCGGTCGCCTTCGGCACCGACCTGATGACCGCCCAATTCGGCAGCGCCGTCAAAACGGGGGCCAACAGTTGGTGGGACTACCGCAGTTCGGTCTTCCAGCGCGACATCACGATTCACAAAATCGAGAAAGATCGCGTGACCGCCGTGGTGCAGCGTTCGAATCAGTTTCTCGACACGTTCTGGAAGCTCGCCCGGAAGAAGAATATTCCCGACCGTTGGCTGGTCCGCGGGGACGATCTCGATCAGCTCGAAGTCGCCATGCAGGAACGGGACGGCGAAGTACGGCTGCGCATCCTGCGTCGCATGGAACCATTCATGGAGGCCTATCCTCCGTACTGGTACTACCTCGCCCGCACCCAGCAGGAACTCGGCAAGCTGACCGACGCCGTCGATATTTACGGGCGGCTCGAACAGCTTGGCAGCGGACACTTCCGCAAAGATGAACTGCTGGCCACGGCGATGGCGAATCAGGCGGCGATCCAGGATTTCCTGGGGGACGCACGGGCATTGGCTTCAGCCAAAAAGGCCCTCGATTACTCGACCGACGTCTGGGAAGCGAATCTGATGGCCGCCCGAGTGCTACAGCGCAATGGCCAGATTGCCAGCGCGGAAGACGCCATTCTGCGGAACCTCGACGTCGAACTCGAGCAGTCGCAAAGCCATGTGTTTCTGGCTTCGCTGTACTTCTTTTCACGGCAGGAAGACAAACTCACGGCCATGCTGAATGATCCCAAAGCCGTGGCCCATCTGCCGGCCCCGGTGCTGTTGCGCTGTGCGGCGCTGATCGGAGTCGAAAAGACGCCGCCGCTGGTGGTGAACAATATCCTCGCCTCGCTCGAAGCCTATCCGCGCACAAGCCTGGGTTCGGAGACGGTCCTCGTGCGTGTGGGGAATGTCTGGCAGTTGCATTTGGCCCGGCTCGACGCCTTTCAAGATGGCAAGAAACTCAACGACCCTCAGGTGCAAGGGGGCAAGGGCTATTACGATCTGCGTTATGCCAGCCACGGCGACCGCGCGTTCCCGCTCGGTCCGCAGACCTCTCCCAAAGAGCTGACGCTGGTGTTCACCTACCCCGACGAAACCGTTGTGCGGCTGGCGTTGCAGCCGAACGAAACGCCTAAGTCGAGCCGCACCGGCATGTCACTGACGGCGACCCCGTTCATGCGGATTTCGAGCATCAAAGTCGGGGACGAGACGTTTGCCCTGCGTCCCCGTGACCAACGTGCCACGCCGGAGCGTATCGAGACCGCCAAACCGTCGGTGGACGATGCCGCCATCCCCAACCTGCGTCCCGATCCGACGAAACACCCGTCGTCGGCGTGTGTTGAGGACGAATTCCGGGGCGGCTGA
- a CDS encoding enoyl-ACP reductase FabI, producing MGLFTGKKGVIFGIANERSIAWAITQALHAEGAEMGFTHLPDKDPVRPKNENKVRKLVDPIGAKFVIPCDVQKDGDLDAAFQKTSETFGKIDFVLHSVAFAPPQDLTGPVYAASREGFKTAMDISVYSLMAMTGRARPLLNAGGSILTLTYLGGEKVIPGYNLMGLCKSALESAVEYMASELGPAGIRVNALSAGPVKTISASGVGDFKKMLTLYETFAPLRRNITEEEVGKAAMFLMSSYASGISGETLHVDSGYHIMGGPPLDAFGGTAPEA from the coding sequence ATGGGATTGTTCACCGGGAAAAAGGGCGTCATCTTCGGGATCGCCAACGAGCGTTCCATCGCCTGGGCCATTACGCAGGCTTTGCACGCCGAAGGGGCGGAAATGGGCTTCACCCACCTCCCCGACAAAGACCCTGTCCGACCGAAAAATGAGAACAAGGTCCGCAAGCTCGTCGACCCGATCGGCGCGAAATTTGTGATTCCCTGCGATGTTCAGAAAGACGGGGATCTCGATGCCGCGTTCCAGAAGACCAGCGAGACGTTCGGCAAGATTGATTTCGTGCTGCACAGCGTCGCCTTCGCTCCGCCGCAAGATCTGACCGGCCCGGTGTACGCCGCCAGCCGCGAGGGCTTCAAAACCGCCATGGACATCAGCGTGTACAGCCTGATGGCGATGACCGGGCGTGCCCGACCGCTGCTGAACGCAGGCGGCAGCATTTTGACCCTCACCTACCTGGGGGGCGAAAAAGTAATTCCCGGCTACAACCTGATGGGTCTATGCAAGTCGGCTCTGGAAAGCGCCGTCGAATACATGGCCAGCGAACTCGGCCCGGCCGGGATTCGGGTCAACGCCCTCAGCGCCGGACCTGTGAAAACCATCAGCGCCAGCGGAGTGGGCGACTTCAAGAAGATGCTGACGCTGTACGAAACCTTCGCTCCGCTCCGCCGCAACATTACCGAAGAAGAAGTCGGCAAGGCGGCGATGTTCCTGATGAGCAGCTATGCGTCCGGCATCAGCGGAGAAACGCTGCACGTCGACAGCGGCTACCACATCATGGGAGGCCCCCCGCTGGACGCCTTCGGCGGCACTGCTCCCGAAGCCTGA
- a CDS encoding hydrolase, whose protein sequence is MTEPGYHRSPELLNAGTSRLVIVDVQEKLLPVIPESEAVVANCIKLVKGSALLQVPCSITEQYPRGLGPTTAAVAELTTERSEKLRFSAAEAMSWAREAGTDDGRQQIVLAGIETHVCVLQTAFDLLAAGFDVFVVADAVHSRRPLDHEVALKRMADSGARIITTEMALFEWCEVAGNDQFKQISRLVTGR, encoded by the coding sequence ATGACCGAACCTGGCTATCACCGCAGTCCGGAACTCCTGAATGCCGGCACCAGTCGGCTGGTGATTGTGGACGTGCAGGAGAAACTGCTGCCGGTGATTCCGGAGTCTGAGGCCGTCGTCGCCAACTGCATCAAGCTCGTCAAGGGGTCAGCACTGCTGCAGGTGCCCTGCTCTATCACGGAGCAGTATCCCCGGGGCCTGGGACCGACGACAGCGGCGGTCGCAGAGCTGACAACCGAGCGCAGCGAGAAACTGCGATTCAGCGCGGCCGAGGCCATGTCCTGGGCTCGTGAAGCGGGAACGGACGACGGTCGCCAGCAGATCGTCTTAGCAGGCATCGAAACTCACGTCTGCGTGCTGCAGACGGCGTTTGATCTTTTGGCCGCAGGTTTCGACGTGTTTGTCGTCGCCGACGCCGTCCACAGCCGTCGACCGCTCGATCACGAGGTCGCCCTGAAACGCATGGCCGACAGCGGGGCCAGGATCATCACGACCGAGATGGCCCTGTTCGAGTGGTGCGAAGTGGCCGGCAACGACCAGTTCAAGCAAATCAGCCGACTGGTGACAGGACGCTGA
- the mog gene encoding molybdopterin adenylyltransferase, whose translation MSERIARIGIVTVSDRASRGEYEDRGGPAILDYFRDVLSTAWEPVSRVIPDERPLLDDTLISLCDLERCCLVVTTGGTGPAARDITPEATEAICQKLMPGFGELMRSVSLQKVPTAILSRQTAGIRGETLIVNLPGQPRAIGECLDAVMPAIPYCIDLLNGPRLEARPERLVAFRPKK comes from the coding sequence GTGAGTGAGCGAATAGCTCGAATCGGAATTGTCACCGTCTCGGACCGCGCGAGCCGGGGGGAATACGAAGACCGGGGCGGCCCCGCGATTCTCGATTACTTTCGCGACGTCCTGTCGACGGCGTGGGAACCTGTCTCTCGGGTCATTCCGGACGAACGCCCGCTGCTCGACGACACGTTGATTTCCCTCTGCGATCTGGAGCGCTGCTGCCTGGTAGTCACCACTGGAGGGACCGGGCCGGCTGCGCGGGATATCACCCCCGAGGCAACGGAGGCCATCTGCCAGAAACTGATGCCCGGCTTTGGTGAACTGATGCGCAGCGTCTCCCTGCAAAAAGTTCCCACGGCGATCCTGTCCCGGCAGACGGCCGGAATTCGGGGAGAAACGCTGATCGTCAACCTGCCAGGTCAGCCACGTGCAATTGGGGAATGCCTGGATGCGGTGATGCCGGCAATCCCCTACTGCATCGATCTGCTCAACGGCCCGCGACTGGAAGCCCGACCTGAGCGGCTGGTTGCCTTTCGCCCGAAAAAATAA
- a CDS encoding DUF3467 domain-containing protein has protein sequence MSQFPGDPADPSHGSPDDDRTVHGQVRHHQLSARVPEDIGHGAFSNGVMILTGPFEVVLDFVLRLGEQQRVTSRVILPHVVGRQFVAALQDNIANYERRFGPMPGMPKPLPERPGDGSHGEQRSNEPRSPGVETSFAGAGVPYHPENQPSIPQQPQIEDIYQELKLPDAMLSGRYANAVLIRHSATEFCFDFITNVYPRSAVSSRVFLAAPHVVPFLKSLTRSLSPPEIPPQPTPSPEE, from the coding sequence ATGTCGCAATTTCCTGGTGACCCTGCCGATCCGTCTCACGGCTCGCCCGATGACGACCGGACCGTGCATGGTCAGGTGCGGCATCATCAACTCAGTGCCCGCGTCCCGGAAGACATCGGTCACGGCGCGTTCAGCAACGGCGTGATGATCCTCACAGGCCCGTTCGAAGTCGTCCTCGATTTCGTACTGCGGCTCGGGGAACAGCAACGCGTGACATCGCGGGTGATTTTGCCGCACGTTGTCGGCCGGCAGTTTGTCGCCGCGCTGCAGGACAATATCGCCAATTACGAACGGCGGTTTGGACCGATGCCCGGGATGCCGAAGCCGCTGCCGGAACGGCCCGGCGACGGCAGTCATGGCGAGCAGCGCTCCAACGAGCCCCGTTCGCCGGGCGTCGAAACCAGCTTTGCCGGAGCAGGGGTGCCGTATCACCCTGAGAATCAGCCTTCGATTCCGCAACAGCCGCAGATCGAAGACATCTATCAGGAACTGAAACTCCCGGATGCGATGCTCAGCGGCCGGTATGCGAATGCGGTGCTGATCCGTCATTCGGCAACGGAATTCTGCTTCGACTTCATTACGAACGTCTATCCGCGGTCGGCCGTCTCGTCACGGGTCTTTCTGGCCGCTCCGCATGTGGTCCCGTTTTTGAAGTCACTGACCCGATCTCTGTCGCCGCCCGAGATCCCGCCGCAACCGACTCCGTCGCCCGAGGAATAA
- a CDS encoding DUF3467 domain-containing protein, whose protein sequence is MAEFNPQQQPAGEAQQARLELDDSSVQALYANLCRVSSTPEEVILDLALNPNPMGNVNQKIVVTQRVILNHFTAKRLAALLSATVQRHEQAFGRLETDVRKRLVSDTPPAM, encoded by the coding sequence ATGGCCGAATTCAATCCACAGCAGCAACCCGCCGGAGAAGCACAGCAGGCGCGTCTGGAACTTGACGATTCCTCGGTGCAGGCGCTGTATGCCAACCTGTGCCGCGTTTCGAGCACGCCGGAAGAAGTCATTCTTGATCTGGCGCTGAATCCCAATCCGATGGGCAACGTCAACCAGAAGATCGTGGTGACGCAGCGCGTGATTCTCAATCACTTCACCGCCAAGCGGCTCGCAGCTTTACTGTCCGCGACGGTGCAGCGTCACGAACAGGCGTTTGGCCGGCTCGAAACCGATGTCCGCAAGCGTCTCGTGTCCGACACCCCCCCTGCGATGTAA
- a CDS encoding Gfo/Idh/MocA family protein, whose amino-acid sequence MDHVNGSLNRKLKMGLVGGGQGSFIGRVHNIAAILDNRGELVAGALSSSPEKSKASAPFYDIAPERAYGSFQEMIEKELKRPANDRIDFVTVATPNHMHFPVAKAAAEQGLNVICDKPLTFDLKEAEELAKIVEKNKVVFAVTHNYTGYPLIRQAREMIQAGELGEIQAVRSNYIQGWLRTKLEDSDQKQAAWRTDPSKSGIAGAFGDIATHAYNLVRYTTGLIPAEISCTLKTFEPGRKLDDYGHAVIRFDNGGLGTVTASQISHGRENDLTLEIDGTKASISWRQEEPNHMYVRRNGEPWQVYTRNPGAPFTTPISSASSRLPAGHPEAFFEAFANVYRFAYDAMIQRAAGEAFEMRDTIYPNVYDGIDGMNFIQQCVASSRENSAWVPLKHSACRK is encoded by the coding sequence ATGGATCACGTCAACGGCAGTCTCAATCGCAAATTGAAAATGGGCCTGGTGGGAGGAGGGCAGGGCTCCTTCATTGGGCGGGTCCATAACATCGCCGCCATTCTCGATAATCGGGGCGAACTCGTCGCCGGAGCACTGTCATCGAGCCCGGAAAAGTCCAAGGCTTCAGCTCCCTTTTACGATATTGCCCCCGAACGGGCTTACGGCTCGTTTCAGGAGATGATCGAAAAGGAACTGAAGCGGCCAGCGAATGACCGCATCGACTTCGTCACGGTGGCGACCCCCAATCACATGCACTTCCCTGTTGCGAAAGCGGCCGCGGAGCAGGGGCTGAACGTCATTTGCGACAAGCCGCTCACGTTCGACCTCAAGGAAGCGGAAGAACTCGCGAAGATCGTCGAGAAGAACAAGGTCGTCTTTGCGGTCACGCACAACTACACCGGCTACCCGCTCATTCGCCAGGCCCGGGAAATGATTCAGGCGGGCGAACTCGGCGAAATTCAAGCTGTACGCAGCAACTACATTCAGGGGTGGCTGCGGACGAAACTGGAAGACTCGGATCAGAAGCAGGCCGCCTGGCGGACTGACCCGTCCAAGTCGGGCATCGCGGGTGCGTTCGGCGATATCGCCACGCATGCTTACAACCTCGTCCGCTATACCACAGGGCTAATTCCTGCAGAGATTTCCTGCACGCTGAAAACGTTCGAACCGGGTCGCAAGCTCGATGATTACGGTCATGCCGTGATCCGCTTCGACAACGGCGGCCTCGGCACGGTGACCGCCAGCCAGATCTCACATGGCCGCGAGAACGATCTGACGCTCGAAATCGACGGCACCAAGGCCTCCATTTCGTGGCGGCAGGAAGAACCCAATCATATGTACGTCCGCCGCAATGGCGAGCCGTGGCAGGTTTATACGCGTAATCCGGGAGCGCCGTTCACGACTCCCATCTCTTCGGCGTCGTCCCGTCTGCCGGCGGGGCATCCGGAAGCGTTCTTCGAAGCCTTCGCGAACGTCTATCGCTTCGCCTATGACGCGATGATTCAACGGGCGGCTGGCGAGGCATTTGAAATGCGTGACACCATCTACCCGAACGTTTACGACGGCATCGACGGGATGAACTTCATTCAGCAGTGCGTGGCCAGCAGCCGGGAGAATTCCGCCTGGGTGCCGCTGAAACATTCCGCCTGCCGTAAGTAA
- the argB gene encoding acetylglutamate kinase, giving the protein MNDALSKVNVLVEALEWIRRFRDRYVVIKLGGSALDDPDSVTRCLADVVFMEAVGMRPIVVHGGGKAISRAMAESGIEPRFVQGRRYTDPQTLKIATRVLTEDLCESLVDELCTLGGRAIGLHLGTQNVLLGRRLTLPDEKGNPIDLGRVGAVHDIRKDILQAVCRGGVIPVLPSIALDDQGEALNVNADTAAAAIAKLMGAEKLVFLSDVPGIFLDKNDPTTLVPHLTVQRCRELIADGTIAAGMVPKVEAALEALDVGVEKIHIIDARIPHSLLLEIYSDKGVGTEIVA; this is encoded by the coding sequence GTGAACGACGCCCTGAGCAAAGTCAACGTGCTGGTCGAAGCCCTGGAATGGATCCGGCGGTTTCGCGACCGGTATGTCGTCATCAAGCTCGGCGGCAGCGCGCTGGACGATCCCGATTCGGTAACGCGGTGCCTGGCCGATGTCGTCTTCATGGAAGCGGTCGGGATGCGGCCCATTGTCGTTCATGGAGGCGGCAAGGCCATCAGCCGCGCGATGGCCGAATCGGGAATCGAACCCCGCTTCGTCCAGGGGCGGCGGTATACCGATCCCCAGACCTTGAAAATCGCCACCCGGGTGCTGACGGAAGACCTCTGCGAATCGCTCGTCGATGAACTCTGTACGCTGGGGGGACGGGCCATTGGCCTCCATCTCGGAACACAAAACGTCCTGCTCGGTCGTCGATTGACTCTTCCCGACGAAAAAGGGAACCCGATCGATCTCGGCCGTGTCGGTGCGGTCCATGATATTCGCAAAGACATTCTGCAGGCGGTCTGCCGCGGCGGAGTCATTCCGGTGCTGCCGTCGATCGCCCTCGATGATCAGGGGGAAGCGCTCAACGTCAATGCCGACACCGCCGCTGCCGCGATCGCGAAACTGATGGGGGCCGAAAAGCTGGTCTTTTTAAGCGACGTCCCTGGCATCTTTCTCGATAAGAACGACCCTACCACCCTGGTGCCGCACCTCACCGTGCAGCGCTGCCGCGAACTCATCGCCGATGGCACGATTGCGGCCGGGATGGTCCCCAAGGTGGAAGCCGCACTTGAAGCACTGGATGTCGGAGTCGAGAAGATTCACATCATTGATGCCCGTATCCCGCATTCGCTGCTGCTCGAAATCTATTCCGACAAAGGGGTCGGAACAGAGATTGTCGCGTAG
- a CDS encoding aspartate aminotransferase family protein, translating into MTTTRSSADTIALFEKYVIPNYRRYPISLVKGEGSRVWDAEGNQYLDLFPGWGCNILGYSPQRVIDAVRDQVGRLIHVPNTWHTEPQGEFAEALCTRGFGKAFFCNSGAEAIEGAIKLARLHTPKEKYKILTFYNGFHGRTFAAVTATAQPKYHEGFGPLVPGFEYAPHNDLEAVRKLVDDETAAILIEPVQGEGGVNVPAPGFLAGLREICDERNMLLIFDEVQTGMGRTGNWFGYQTFGVQPDIMTMAKGIAAGVACGAFICRDEIAPSLRPGIHASTFGGNPLAMTAGLATVQTIEEEGLLEHCLAMSARFQKYFEQLQSELPIIRQVRVCGMMIGIDLAIDAVPAVKKCLDRGLLINATHDTVVRLLPALNVTEEDVDQGCETLGSVLREMAE; encoded by the coding sequence ATGACCACCACCCGCAGCAGCGCTGACACGATTGCCCTGTTCGAGAAGTACGTTATCCCCAACTACCGGCGGTATCCGATCAGCCTGGTGAAGGGGGAAGGGTCGCGCGTCTGGGATGCGGAGGGGAATCAATATCTCGATCTGTTCCCAGGCTGGGGCTGCAACATTCTCGGCTATTCACCGCAACGGGTGATCGACGCGGTGCGGGATCAGGTGGGACGACTGATTCACGTTCCGAACACCTGGCATACCGAGCCGCAGGGGGAATTCGCGGAGGCGCTTTGTACGCGCGGCTTCGGCAAGGCGTTCTTCTGCAACAGCGGGGCGGAAGCGATCGAAGGGGCGATCAAGCTGGCGCGGCTGCACACCCCCAAAGAGAAATACAAGATCCTCACGTTCTATAACGGGTTCCACGGGCGGACGTTTGCCGCGGTTACAGCCACGGCGCAGCCCAAGTATCACGAAGGCTTCGGCCCGCTGGTGCCAGGGTTCGAGTATGCGCCGCATAATGATCTCGAAGCGGTTCGCAAACTCGTCGATGACGAAACCGCCGCGATCCTGATCGAGCCGGTCCAGGGTGAAGGGGGCGTCAACGTGCCTGCCCCCGGTTTCCTCGCCGGCCTGCGCGAGATCTGTGACGAACGGAACATGCTGCTCATCTTCGATGAAGTGCAGACCGGCATGGGCCGTACCGGGAACTGGTTCGGCTACCAGACCTTCGGCGTGCAGCCCGACATCATGACGATGGCCAAGGGAATTGCGGCCGGGGTCGCCTGCGGCGCGTTCATCTGCCGCGACGAAATCGCCCCCAGCCTGCGGCCCGGGATTCACGCCAGCACCTTCGGCGGCAACCCGCTGGCGATGACGGCCGGACTGGCGACCGTGCAGACGATCGAAGAAGAAGGGCTGCTGGAACACTGCCTGGCGATGTCTGCCCGTTTCCAGAAGTACTTCGAACAGTTGCAGTCCGAACTGCCGATCATCCGTCAGGTACGGGTCTGCGGCATGATGATCGGGATCGATCTGGCCATCGACGCCGTGCCCGCCGTGAAGAAGTGTCTGGACCGCGGACTGCTCATCAACGCCACGCACGACACCGTGGTGCGACTGCTCCCTGCACTCAACGTGACTGAAGAAGACGTCGACCAGGGCTGTGAAACGCTGGGGAGCGTGCTCCGGGAAATGGCGGAGTAA